A genomic segment from Bryobacteraceae bacterium encodes:
- a CDS encoding UvrD-helicase domain-containing protein, whose product MNPQQQQAVEHVHGPLLILAGAGSGKTRVVTHRISHLIASHNVAPERILAVTFTNKAAAEMRARIGGLLGSHVPPGRGPEVSTFHSFCVRLLRRDGAPLAQVRPSFTRQFLIYDDDDQLSLLKSLYKQHGIDDKALPPRSVLSAISAGKNRGEIPEDWAKKATDDKAKWMAKLFEEYNTGLGRANALDFDDLLLESVRLLKTDAATREKWGRWVEFLMVDEYQDTNRAQYELIRLIANAHDNVCVVGDEDQSIYSWRGADIQNILDFERDFPNALVIRLEQNYRSTKTILEAASSVIANNKQRKGKWLWTEAAGGPKVTVYRAHDGENEALFIADTVDKIFKRDAKARAAVLYRTNSQSRQIEEALRRYRLPYVVVGGLSFYQRAEIKDMLAYLKMLMVPGDAVSLLRIINTPARGIGKTTVEQIEQHGRERGLSPWHALVDMLDSGALSGRAEAAVAAFRRVVDHLRDRTAAANIAELLSEILELTGYRRMLKDDKTPGSESRLENLDELLNAAAEAAERGEGIAEFLDHAALVADADQVDEKARLSLLTVHNAKGLEFPVVFLAGMEERLFPHARSLENESMMEEERRLCYVGMTRAEKQLFITHANARRRYGGGPSEPAVKSRFLREIPQELCVFEGVPDRGDEELDEAGIERTGEIDLYAERGYVREAGSWGAARIRSQQTESPRAAPPSAYNSKENISRFFRERGIPARGFNDAPARPASANPPPRPSSLPAAKSPGSFGKSKPAAGRTGEGSTVVHPKYGRGTVVRREGEGDDAKVTVMFPGHGLKKLIAKYAGFQ is encoded by the coding sequence TTGAACCCCCAACAGCAGCAGGCGGTGGAGCATGTGCATGGCCCGCTGCTGATCCTGGCCGGTGCGGGCAGCGGCAAGACCCGCGTGGTGACGCATCGCATCAGTCACCTGATCGCCAGCCACAACGTGGCCCCCGAGCGCATCCTCGCGGTGACGTTCACCAACAAAGCCGCCGCCGAGATGCGGGCGCGCATTGGAGGACTCCTCGGGTCTCACGTGCCCCCGGGACGCGGACCGGAGGTCTCCACGTTCCACTCCTTTTGCGTGCGTCTACTTCGGCGTGACGGCGCTCCCCTGGCGCAGGTGCGGCCGTCGTTCACCCGCCAATTCCTCATTTACGACGACGACGATCAACTGTCGCTGCTGAAGAGTCTATACAAGCAGCACGGCATCGACGACAAAGCCCTGCCTCCGCGCAGCGTCCTCTCGGCGATTTCGGCGGGCAAGAATCGCGGTGAGATCCCGGAAGACTGGGCGAAGAAGGCCACCGACGACAAAGCGAAGTGGATGGCCAAACTGTTCGAGGAGTACAACACCGGGCTCGGCCGCGCGAACGCGCTCGATTTCGACGACCTGCTGCTCGAGAGCGTCCGCCTGCTCAAGACCGACGCCGCCACGCGCGAAAAGTGGGGCCGGTGGGTCGAGTTCCTCATGGTCGACGAGTACCAGGACACCAACCGTGCGCAGTACGAACTCATCCGCCTGATCGCCAACGCGCACGATAACGTCTGCGTGGTGGGCGACGAGGATCAGTCGATCTACAGTTGGCGCGGAGCCGACATTCAGAACATCCTCGACTTCGAGCGCGATTTCCCGAACGCGCTGGTCATCCGGCTGGAGCAGAACTACCGGTCGACGAAGACGATCCTCGAGGCGGCCAGTTCGGTGATCGCGAACAACAAACAGCGCAAGGGCAAGTGGCTGTGGACGGAGGCCGCCGGCGGACCGAAGGTCACCGTGTATCGCGCCCACGATGGTGAGAATGAGGCGCTGTTCATAGCCGATACGGTGGACAAGATCTTCAAGCGCGACGCGAAGGCCCGCGCGGCGGTGCTCTACCGGACGAACTCGCAATCACGGCAGATCGAGGAGGCGCTGCGCCGCTACCGCCTGCCGTACGTCGTTGTGGGCGGTTTGAGCTTCTACCAGCGCGCCGAAATCAAGGACATGCTCGCGTACCTGAAGATGCTGATGGTTCCCGGCGACGCGGTGAGTCTGCTGCGAATCATCAACACGCCGGCGCGGGGCATCGGCAAGACGACCGTCGAGCAAATCGAACAGCACGGCCGCGAGCGCGGACTCTCGCCGTGGCACGCGCTGGTGGACATGCTGGACTCCGGCGCTTTGAGCGGACGGGCCGAGGCGGCCGTGGCGGCCTTCCGTCGCGTTGTGGACCATCTTCGCGACCGTACGGCCGCGGCCAATATCGCCGAATTGCTCTCAGAGATTCTGGAGCTTACCGGCTACCGGCGGATGCTCAAGGACGACAAGACGCCCGGGTCGGAATCGCGGCTGGAGAACCTGGACGAGTTGTTGAACGCCGCTGCCGAAGCCGCCGAGCGCGGAGAGGGGATCGCTGAGTTTCTCGATCACGCGGCGCTGGTGGCAGACGCCGATCAGGTGGACGAAAAAGCACGGCTGTCGTTGCTGACGGTCCACAACGCCAAAGGCCTCGAATTTCCGGTTGTGTTTCTGGCCGGCATGGAGGAGCGGCTGTTCCCGCACGCCCGCTCCCTGGAGAACGAATCCATGATGGAGGAGGAGCGGCGGCTTTGCTATGTCGGGATGACGCGCGCCGAAAAGCAGCTCTTCATCACCCACGCTAACGCCCGGCGCCGCTATGGCGGGGGACCGTCGGAGCCGGCGGTGAAGTCGCGGTTCCTGCGCGAGATTCCACAGGAACTTTGCGTGTTCGAGGGAGTGCCGGATCGTGGCGATGAGGAACTCGACGAAGCCGGTATTGAACGCACCGGCGAAATCGATCTCTACGCCGAACGCGGATACGTCCGCGAGGCCGGCAGTTGGGGCGCCGCGCGGATTCGATCCCAACAAACCGAATCCCCGCGCGCGGCTCCGCCATCGGCTTATAATTCAAAAGAGAACATCAGCCGGTTTTTCCGTGAGCGCGGAATCCCGGCGCGCGGGTTTAACGATGCGCCGGCAAGACCGGCCAGTGCGAATCCGCCGCCGAGGCCCTCTTCGCTTCCCGCGGCCAAGTCTCCCGGTTCGTTTGGTAAGAGCAAGCCCGCCGCGGGCAGGACCGGCGAGGGCTCCACAGTGGTCCACCCTAAATACGGGCGCGGCACTGTGGTTCGGCGGGAGGGCGAAGGCGACGACGCCAAGGTGACGGTGATGTTCCCGGGCCACGGCCTGAAGAAATTGATCGCGAAGTACGCAGGATTTCAATAG